aagAGACCTCATATAGATCATTATCATGTACATTATTATCCAGTAACAATCCCTATATTTGAACCACTGGTGAAAGCACCTAAAAAACACGAACTGGAAGAAATATATCagtaaatatgaattatattacaattaaaatatagtgtaattattaattgtaattagtaGATAGGTTGAAAGTTTTTGTAGAATGTGTATATacttttacataattaatttttgttctgTGTTATTTAAAGTCAATTTATTTCATGGTGTACACATTCCGTCTGTTAAAActttaattgatataaaaataacttcgATAAATTACTTTGACGAACagttttgaattttgaataaaataattgtttaggattaagaaatacatatttaatttcaaatttttagcAACCAACTGGAAACGATTGGATGGTCCAGtcacgaatataaatatattcctgAACCgaaaattaaaactttcagTTTATACGATTCGTGGAAAAATTCTGTGCCctgcaaaaaagaaattttaggTAATAATTGGAATACTTTTAacttattttctactttttaaacGCTTGCGATTTAAACAATGTTTATCCAATAATGTTGCAGAAAGGGATCTTTTGGAAATAATGAACAACAGCAAGGACGAAGATGTATTGTACATACATCCCTCCACTCacaagtattaaaatatacaaaaaatgaGTACCTAAAAAATCATTAGGAAActattaaaatctttaaaaattattatcttgtTCGAAATGTTAGATTATAAAGaacctatacatatattcgatatgacaataaaaaaatgcaaattatctgcattaaaattaaatctttaatCAATCTTGACATTACTAAACTTTTTATTAGACATATTTAGTGTTATTTAGTTCCGTAGTCAAATATTCTGTGAATAATAA
The nucleotide sequence above comes from Bombus pyrosoma isolate SC7728 linkage group LG1, ASM1482585v1, whole genome shotgun sequence. Encoded proteins:
- the LOC122569537 gene encoding uncharacterized protein LOC122569537 isoform X2; amino-acid sequence: MSTISSQFILVLPILPVPMSEGFFFEHPKKLLMNLFQSSKEKKEARKRPHIDHYHVHYYPVTIPIFEPLVKAPKKHELEEIYHNQLETIGWSSHEYKYIPEPKIKTFSLYDSWKNSVPCKKEILERDLLEIMNNSKDEDVLYIHPSTHKY
- the LOC122569537 gene encoding uncharacterized protein LOC122569537 isoform X4, with product MSEGFFFEHPKKLLMNLFQSSKEKKEARKRPHIDHYHVHYYPVTIPIFEPLVKAPKKHELEEIYHNQLETIGWSSHEYKYIPEPKIKTFSLYDSWKNSVPCKKEILERDLLEIMNNSKDEDVLYIHPSTHKY
- the LOC122569537 gene encoding uncharacterized protein LOC122569537 isoform X3 yields the protein MKYIYFFILVLPILPVPMSEGFFFEHPKKLLMNLFQSSKEKKEARKRPHIDHYHVHYYPVTIPIFEPLVKAPKKHELEEIYHNQLETIGWSSHEYKYIPEPKIKTFSLYDSWKNSVPCKKEILERDLLEIMNNSKDEDVLYIHPSTHKY
- the LOC122569537 gene encoding uncharacterized protein LOC122569537 isoform X1, whose translation is MKTELLLQFILVLPILPVPMSEGFFFEHPKKLLMNLFQSSKEKKEARKRPHIDHYHVHYYPVTIPIFEPLVKAPKKHELEEIYHNQLETIGWSSHEYKYIPEPKIKTFSLYDSWKNSVPCKKEILERDLLEIMNNSKDEDVLYIHPSTHKY